One stretch of Candidatus Bathyarchaeota archaeon DNA includes these proteins:
- a CDS encoding MBL fold metallo-hydrolase, giving the protein MPQIYDLSEYTKKLSSMSLIVGNGLCSNIYVIGRENAVIVDTGIGNSINSVWPELEKLKISPENVKSVVLTHAHHDHAMGAFIILEKTNPKIFVHSLDANYIASNFGPNLVKVEEDHLIETDLWPLKTLWTPGHTEGGICLYNEDERVLFSGDTVFPDGYYGRYDGESGSLEAIIESLRKLSEIDVDTMLPGHGMPVFEGAGKHILTAYQNASLRI; this is encoded by the coding sequence ATGCCTCAGATCTACGACCTAAGTGAATATACCAAGAAGCTCTCATCTATGAGTCTAATCGTGGGCAACGGCCTCTGCAGCAACATTTATGTCATAGGCAGGGAGAACGCCGTCATAGTGGACACCGGGATAGGAAACTCTATTAACAGCGTATGGCCTGAGCTTGAGAAGCTTAAAATCTCTCCTGAAAACGTGAAAAGCGTTGTGTTGACCCATGCCCACCATGACCACGCTATGGGGGCGTTCATCATCCTCGAGAAAACGAATCCAAAGATATTTGTCCATAGTCTTGACGCCAATTACATCGCGTCCAACTTCGGCCCTAACCTAGTTAAAGTGGAGGAGGATCACCTTATTGAGACCGATCTTTGGCCCTTAAAGACCCTCTGGACCCCGGGTCACACGGAGGGGGGGATCTGCCTCTATAACGAGGATGAGAGAGTCCTCTTTTCTGGCGACACAGTCTTCCCTGATGGGTATTACGGGCGATATGACGGAGAATCCGGTAGCCTCGAGGCAATTATCGAGTCTCTACGGAAGCTCAGTGAGATCGACGTAGATACCATGTTACCTGGGCATGGTATGCCTGTCTTCGAGGGAGCAGGAAAGCACATTCTGACGGCGTACCAGAATGCTTCACTCCGCATCTAA
- a CDS encoding HAD family hydrolase: protein MKVKAVFLDFGGTLAYGGIDWGDYHMAVRVLLASLGYNLDAASLKKAVGAALLELQRHRSKGLEKTHEEFYRKVLRKVGIPADDDTLKMILDTFKNYYVSTFYPCTEEVLKKLSESYRLVLISNTMSNQPREMLEKTGMDNLFELIICSMDLGIRKPNPAIFKYALDKLGVCSSETVHVGDNVEADMEGASNSGITPIWIRTSDQGYWPGQAISNICDLPQFLETIQEA from the coding sequence ATGAAAGTAAAAGCTGTCTTTCTGGATTTCGGCGGGACACTGGCTTATGGGGGAATAGACTGGGGTGATTATCACATGGCCGTAAGGGTCCTTCTGGCTAGCCTAGGCTATAATCTAGATGCTGCAAGTCTGAAAAAGGCCGTTGGAGCTGCGTTACTGGAACTCCAAAGGCATCGCTCAAAGGGTCTGGAGAAAACTCACGAGGAGTTTTACAGAAAAGTCCTCAGAAAGGTGGGCATTCCAGCAGACGATGATACACTCAAAATGATACTCGATACCTTCAAGAATTATTATGTCTCAACGTTCTATCCTTGCACCGAGGAGGTACTCAAAAAACTCTCTGAGAGCTACAGACTAGTTCTCATATCCAATACCATGAGCAACCAACCCCGTGAGATGTTGGAAAAGACCGGGATGGATAACCTATTTGAACTCATAATCTGTTCTATGGACCTTGGAATCAGAAAGCCCAACCCTGCCATTTTCAAGTATGCCCTTGATAAGTTAGGCGTTTGTTCTAGTGAGACCGTCCACGTAGGGGATAATGTGGAAGCCGATATGGAGGGGGCCTCAAATTCTGGCATCACTCCCATCTGGATCAGGACCTCCGATCAGGGCTATTGGCCGGGACAGGCAATATCTAATATCTGCGACCTTCCTCAGTTCTTGGAGACGATACAAGAGGCCTGA
- a CDS encoding VOC family protein, whose protein sequence is MRDKIKGVITWLYYRDLPVAVEFYKNVMGFKMKVDQGWSKIFKINDGSYVGLVDGKHGYHQASEIKPVILCINVSDADEWHRMLIEKGLALEMQPKESKRLKIKVFMFKDPEGYIIEIQETLPGGCSI, encoded by the coding sequence ATGAGAGACAAGATAAAAGGAGTTATCACCTGGTTATACTACAGGGACTTGCCTGTAGCCGTAGAGTTCTATAAGAATGTCATGGGCTTTAAGATGAAAGTCGACCAGGGCTGGTCGAAGATATTCAAGATAAATGACGGGTCTTATGTGGGACTTGTTGACGGGAAGCATGGCTACCATCAGGCCAGTGAAATTAAGCCTGTGATCCTCTGTATAAACGTAAGCGATGCCGATGAATGGCATCGAATGCTTATTGAGAAAGGCTTGGCCCTGGAGATGCAACCAAAGGAGTCAAAGCGCCTCAAGATCAAGGTTTTCATGTTCAAGGACCCCGAAGGTTACATCATCGAGATCCAGGAAACCCTGCCAGGGGGATGCTCTATCTAA
- a CDS encoding DEAD/DEAH box helicase: MLKGINSLGFKTPSPIQAQSIIPILKGRDVIGQAQTGTGKTAAFSIPMIEAINISERKVQGLVLAPTRELAIQIADHIYKISKFTGIRVTPIYGGQKINRQIRTLKSGVHIVVGTPGRIIDHLERGTLKLKEVSMVVLDEADRMLDMGFIKDINKILDRVPQNKQISLFSATMDQNIWKICNKYMNNPEKILVSKDEITLEQIHQHYVNVDSSSRYPILKELIRDQGIRKAIIFTRTKRGAHKLARNLKRSGYNADALHGNLSQPQRDRVTRGFRANKIDFLVATDIAARGLDITGITHIINYNIPRETLSYFHRIGRTARMEAEGTAITFVAHGEKKAMDDIMAHTKMKITELKTTVSVNYGPPNKYKAICRKCKTEFDLPFKPTSGRPVYCLTCLKSRKRHYRRRY; encoded by the coding sequence GTGCTGAAAGGCATCAATTCCCTAGGCTTCAAGACTCCATCACCTATTCAAGCTCAGTCTATTATCCCAATCCTAAAAGGAAGGGATGTGATCGGTCAAGCCCAGACTGGGACAGGAAAAACAGCAGCATTTAGCATCCCGATGATTGAGGCCATCAATATCAGTGAAAGAAAAGTCCAAGGGCTTGTGCTGGCCCCCACTCGGGAACTGGCTATCCAAATCGCCGACCATATATACAAAATCAGCAAGTTCACCGGGATCCGTGTTACCCCTATCTACGGAGGCCAAAAGATCAACCGCCAGATTAGAACCCTAAAGAGTGGGGTCCACATAGTAGTAGGCACCCCTGGCCGGATCATCGACCACTTAGAGAGGGGTACCTTAAAACTGAAAGAGGTCAGCATGGTAGTCCTTGACGAGGCTGACAGGATGCTAGACATGGGATTCATCAAGGACATCAATAAGATCCTAGACCGGGTCCCCCAGAACAAGCAAATCAGCTTATTCAGCGCCACCATGGACCAGAACATCTGGAAGATCTGCAACAAATACATGAATAACCCTGAAAAGATTCTGGTGAGCAAGGACGAGATCACTCTCGAGCAGATCCACCAACACTATGTCAATGTTGATTCCAGCAGCCGCTACCCAATACTCAAGGAACTTATAAGAGACCAAGGGATCCGCAAAGCCATCATATTCACGAGGACTAAGCGGGGCGCCCATAAACTAGCTAGGAACCTAAAACGGAGCGGATATAACGCGGACGCCCTCCACGGCAACCTGTCGCAGCCCCAGAGGGATAGGGTAACCCGGGGATTCAGGGCGAACAAGATAGACTTCCTGGTAGCCACTGACATCGCGGCTAGAGGCCTAGATATTACAGGCATTACCCACATCATAAACTATAACATACCCCGGGAGACTCTTTCATATTTCCATCGGATAGGGAGAACCGCGAGGATGGAGGCCGAGGGGACAGCCATCACATTCGTTGCCCATGGCGAGAAGAAGGCAATGGACGACATAATGGCCCACACTAAAATGAAGATTACGGAGCTAAAGACGACCGTCAGCGTAAACTATGGTCCGCCTAACAAGTATAAGGCTATCTGCCGGAAATGCAAGACAGAGTTCGATCTCCCGTTCAAGCCTACAAGCGGACGACCCGTGTACTGTCTGACCTGCTTAAAGTCTAGGAAGCGCCATTACAGGCGAAGGTACTAA
- the proC gene encoding pyrroline-5-carboxylate reductase: MAETITIVGAGVIGEAVAKCLSKSPYQYRIIATRRRTERLDELKSLGVEVTQDNAQAAKQANIIFICVKPRDVAGILKEIASEIQGKLVISTAAIISLDFYDKAVPGAKFVRTMPNVAAFVGESFTAYSCNSRITDDDRSVTKRLLDTMGQHQEVEERFMDAITGLSGSGPAFIAIVIEALMYAGLKVGLPRELSIHSCAQAVLGTAKLILDGEMNTSQIKNAVTTPGGTTIEGIYQLEDGKLRTTLINAVVAATEKCTSIRDNWNNRS; the protein is encoded by the coding sequence ATGGCAGAAACGATTACTATAGTCGGCGCTGGAGTGATAGGTGAAGCAGTTGCAAAATGCCTCAGCAAGAGCCCCTACCAGTACCGGATCATAGCCACCCGGCGGAGAACCGAAAGACTGGATGAGCTTAAGAGCCTCGGAGTTGAGGTCACTCAAGATAACGCCCAGGCGGCAAAACAGGCGAATATTATATTCATCTGCGTGAAGCCCAGGGATGTAGCCGGCATCTTAAAGGAGATTGCATCGGAGATCCAGGGTAAACTCGTTATCTCCACAGCGGCCATCATTTCCCTTGATTTCTATGATAAAGCGGTTCCGGGGGCCAAATTCGTCAGGACTATGCCCAATGTCGCTGCGTTTGTCGGCGAGTCATTTACAGCTTATAGCTGCAATAGCAGGATCACAGATGATGACAGATCAGTTACAAAGCGCCTCTTAGACACCATGGGTCAGCACCAAGAGGTCGAGGAAAGATTTATGGACGCAATCACTGGCCTTAGCGGAAGCGGCCCAGCATTCATCGCCATCGTTATAGAGGCCCTCATGTACGCCGGCCTCAAGGTCGGGCTTCCAAGGGAGCTGAGCATCCACTCTTGCGCCCAGGCAGTACTAGGTACGGCCAAGCTCATCCTAGACGGAGAGATGAATACATCCCAGATTAAGAACGCTGTCACGACCCCCGGAGGGACCACAATTGAAGGAATCTACCAGCTGGAGGACGGAAAGCTTCGTACGACGCTCATAAATGCCGTCGTCGCCGCAACGGAAAAGTGCACCAGCATCCGAGATAATTGGAATAATAGATCTTAA
- a CDS encoding lactate racemase domain-containing protein: MQKFRVYPNHFFYDGPLDLTFPDDWDVEMCKMACHDEEALTPDEIQNKISNPIGTKPLSKLARNRKEAVIMVDDMSRITKAGLTLPYVLRELNDSGISDEHIRIIVSCGSHGHHWLEHLAKKVGGDILERINVFTHSPWMNLVKLGKTSRGNTLKVNKEVMACDLKISIGSIDAHGSAGYSGGAKMIIPGISGIDTICYMHKTIREKGGKAGISNLSANDCRADMEEAARMVGLDYVIDAVWNGGYELIDLFCGDFIQAHRAGSERVSKAYATELRKEVDVSVSNVYSIGYAQYSLSKMSVKTDGDIVALNFNAMGMLIHRTFGRWGTDYGGPLFRPGSLTNSVSEGESATGGLNANGIVVVNPFPHSKSQEWRWQTDKIQWVKTWEAALEKLAERHGKGTKVAIYPTEGHQRTIEQLRIR, translated from the coding sequence ATGCAAAAATTCAGGGTGTATCCTAACCATTTCTTTTATGATGGCCCACTTGACCTAACTTTTCCGGATGATTGGGACGTTGAGATGTGCAAGATGGCATGTCATGACGAGGAGGCCTTGACTCCCGATGAGATCCAGAACAAGATATCGAATCCTATAGGCACGAAACCCCTCAGTAAGCTTGCTAGAAACAGGAAGGAAGCCGTGATAATGGTAGATGACATGTCCCGTATTACTAAGGCTGGATTAACATTGCCCTATGTCCTGAGGGAGCTGAATGATTCAGGGATCTCTGACGAGCACATCAGGATAATTGTTAGCTGCGGGTCCCATGGCCACCATTGGCTGGAGCATCTGGCAAAAAAGGTAGGAGGCGATATTCTAGAGCGTATCAATGTTTTCACCCACTCTCCCTGGATGAACCTCGTCAAGCTGGGGAAGACCTCTCGAGGGAACACCCTGAAGGTGAATAAAGAGGTGATGGCGTGTGATCTGAAGATTTCCATAGGGTCCATAGATGCTCATGGGTCAGCCGGGTATTCTGGGGGCGCAAAAATGATCATACCCGGAATTTCAGGCATAGACACGATCTGCTACATGCACAAAACCATCAGGGAGAAGGGAGGGAAAGCCGGCATTAGTAACCTATCTGCAAACGATTGCAGAGCCGACATGGAGGAGGCCGCACGGATGGTAGGTCTCGACTATGTAATCGACGCTGTTTGGAATGGGGGATACGAGTTAATAGATCTCTTCTGCGGTGACTTTATACAAGCCCATAGGGCTGGTTCTGAACGGGTGAGCAAGGCTTATGCCACTGAGCTTAGAAAGGAAGTGGATGTTTCGGTATCAAACGTGTACTCTATCGGTTACGCACAATACAGCCTATCCAAGATGTCTGTGAAGACGGATGGAGACATCGTTGCCCTAAACTTCAATGCGATGGGGATGCTGATACACAGAACCTTTGGGAGATGGGGGACGGACTACGGTGGCCCCCTGTTCCGACCCGGATCATTGACTAACAGCGTCAGTGAGGGGGAGAGCGCCACAGGGGGCCTGAATGCTAACGGAATTGTCGTAGTAAATCCTTTTCCCCATAGTAAGTCCCAGGAGTGGAGATGGCAGACCGACAAGATCCAATGGGTCAAGACTTGGGAAGCTGCGTTGGAAAAATTGGCGGAGCGTCATGGCAAGGGTACCAAGGTTGCCATATATCCGACTGAAGGCCATCAGCGGACTATTGAACAGCTAAGAATAAGATGA
- a CDS encoding SDR family oxidoreductase — MGSQDNTGRASFDFTGKTVIVTGAARGIGRSIVKHFVKSGAQVMAADRDAGGLAETCTPLGDRVKALVSDISTVEGAKAIIDEAMIEFGRVDTCVNNAAVAPHASLLEERAEVWDRVYAVNCRGTFLMTQAAAQAMIKVGGGGRIINFSSGAAKRGSPGGAAYASSRAAVEAFTRVAAIELSPYGILVNTVSPGLIDTQPKPLPEMMAERLGARIPTLPLARPGEPEEIVGVVLFLASDASSYINGAVINVDGGASVGTRPTNRVVDDDPRYFWVTGRE, encoded by the coding sequence ATGGGAAGCCAGGACAATACCGGAAGAGCAAGCTTTGATTTTACTGGAAAAACTGTCATCGTGACCGGAGCCGCCCGCGGCATCGGGCGCTCCATAGTGAAACACTTTGTCAAATCAGGGGCCCAAGTGATGGCAGCAGACCGCGACGCCGGAGGTCTCGCTGAGACTTGTACTCCCCTTGGCGATCGAGTTAAGGCGTTAGTGTCTGACATAAGCACCGTAGAGGGTGCTAAGGCCATCATTGACGAGGCTATGATCGAGTTCGGTAGAGTTGACACCTGCGTAAACAATGCAGCCGTGGCCCCCCACGCCTCGCTTCTCGAGGAACGGGCAGAGGTCTGGGATAGGGTATACGCGGTGAACTGCCGGGGCACCTTTCTGATGACTCAGGCCGCGGCGCAGGCCATGATCAAGGTAGGTGGAGGTGGTCGGATCATCAACTTCTCGTCGGGAGCAGCCAAAAGGGGCTCCCCGGGGGGCGCGGCCTACGCCAGCAGCAGGGCCGCCGTCGAGGCCTTCACCAGAGTGGCGGCTATCGAGCTGTCTCCTTACGGCATCCTTGTCAACACGGTGAGCCCCGGCCTTATAGATACCCAACCTAAGCCCTTACCTGAAATGATGGCCGAGAGGCTCGGAGCCCGGATCCCAACACTGCCTCTAGCGAGACCAGGGGAGCCTGAGGAGATCGTAGGAGTTGTCCTCTTCCTGGCATCGGATGCCTCTAGCTACATCAACGGGGCAGTCATTAACGTCGATGGTGGGGCAAGCGTGGGGACCCGGCCCACAAACCGGGTCGTGGACGACGACCCCCGTTACTTTTGGGTGACCGGACGGGAATAA
- a CDS encoding succinylglutamate desuccinylase/aspartoacylase family protein translates to MSDVVMPVTVINGAKSGQTLAMTAGFHPREYASIESLTRLSNLIDPATIKGSAIIVHIVNTPGFEVRGRKCPIDDAHPINSFPGNPNGGISQRIAHTIANEVLSQSDYYIDHHCNDVQWVGPSNVIYNRTGNDDVDPKSEAMARCFKTKYLRESKVRDYSSALGYATNEGIPSILTEVGSMMGVSSMTGFFEEDKIGWNIEGVDNLMKLIGMIDGTPYQSKEKPITNIVYLKAKHSGILFPLVEADDYVSKCQAVAEIRDPFGNQKEVIISPVDGIVSLMTSYRAVKQGLSVIQLFDIP, encoded by the coding sequence TTGAGTGATGTCGTGATGCCTGTAACGGTGATCAATGGTGCCAAGTCCGGGCAGACATTGGCCATGACTGCGGGATTCCACCCCCGGGAATATGCGTCAATAGAGTCTTTGACCCGGTTATCAAATCTTATCGATCCAGCCACCATCAAGGGTAGCGCAATCATAGTCCACATAGTGAATACGCCCGGCTTTGAGGTGAGGGGACGAAAATGTCCCATTGACGACGCTCATCCTATCAACTCCTTCCCTGGGAATCCAAATGGGGGTATCAGCCAAAGAATAGCGCATACAATAGCTAACGAGGTTTTGTCTCAGTCAGATTATTATATCGATCATCACTGCAACGATGTTCAGTGGGTGGGGCCCAGCAATGTAATCTACAATAGGACAGGCAACGATGATGTGGATCCAAAATCGGAGGCTATGGCCCGTTGCTTTAAGACGAAATATCTGAGAGAGTCCAAAGTAAGAGACTATAGTTCAGCCCTTGGATATGCCACTAACGAGGGGATACCAAGTATACTGACGGAGGTAGGAAGCATGATGGGCGTTTCATCTATGACCGGATTTTTTGAGGAGGACAAGATCGGCTGGAATATTGAAGGCGTGGATAACTTGATGAAATTAATCGGTATGATCGATGGAACACCATACCAATCGAAAGAAAAGCCAATAACTAATATTGTATATCTAAAGGCAAAACACTCAGGGATCTTGTTCCCTTTAGTAGAGGCCGATGACTATGTATCAAAGTGTCAAGCAGTGGCGGAGATCCGGGACCCATTCGGAAACCAAAAGGAGGTTATCATATCCCCTGTTGATGGGATTGTATCACTAATGACGTCTTATCGTGCGGTTAAACAGGGATTATCCGTCATTCAGCTATTTGATATACCCTAA
- a CDS encoding cold shock domain-containing protein, with amino-acid sequence MNGKIVKYFSRRGFGFITPENSQDEIFFHVSNFPEEAPPEIGQSVGFELIETPKGNEAKNITVLGGEPEDKPTQVETPEEETPEEETPEEETPEEETPEEETPEDAVPEASSLGIGDIKGVGKATAEKLMGAGFEALELIASADADTLSEKTGISAKVAAKIIESTKELI; translated from the coding sequence ATGAACGGTAAGATTGTAAAATATTTCTCGCGTAGAGGCTTCGGATTTATAACGCCCGAAAACAGCCAGGACGAGATATTCTTTCATGTCTCTAACTTCCCCGAGGAGGCCCCGCCCGAGATCGGGCAGAGTGTGGGCTTTGAATTAATTGAGACCCCCAAGGGAAACGAGGCAAAAAACATTACAGTCCTTGGTGGAGAGCCTGAGGATAAGCCCACTCAAGTTGAGACCCCTGAGGAGGAGACCCCTGAGGAGGAGACCCCTGAGGAGGAGACCCCTGAGGAGGAGACCCCTGAGGAGGAGACCCCTGAGGATGCAGTTCCCGAGGCTTCCAGTTTGGGGATCGGTGACATCAAGGGTGTGGGCAAGGCAACAGCAGAAAAGCTAATGGGGGCTGGTTTCGAGGCTTTGGAGTTAATAGCATCCGCTGACGCTGACACCCTATCGGAGAAGACAGGCATATCGGCAAAAGTCGCGGCCAAGATTATAGAGTCAACCAAAGAGCTAATCTAG
- a CDS encoding DUF123 domain-containing protein: MVMVVKGVYCLCIAVKEDLCLQIGVLGRIKFLEGSYIYVGSALNGLNARIIRHLNTSKGIYKAIHWHIDYLLREKSVSVDAVYVRLSDQKIECGIAAKVSGYGSSVKNFGSSDCRCQSHLFTMESWSFLPDLNMKKWETVSVHRT; the protein is encoded by the coding sequence ATGGTTATGGTGGTGAAGGGAGTCTACTGCCTCTGTATCGCAGTTAAGGAAGATCTATGCTTACAGATAGGCGTCCTGGGTCGTATTAAATTTCTGGAGGGCAGTTATATCTACGTCGGTTCTGCCCTCAACGGACTGAATGCAAGGATAATCCGGCATCTCAACACTAGTAAGGGAATCTATAAGGCTATACACTGGCATATTGATTATCTGCTGAGAGAGAAAAGCGTTAGCGTGGATGCGGTGTACGTTAGGCTCAGCGATCAGAAGATTGAGTGCGGGATTGCTGCAAAAGTCTCAGGGTACGGCTCGAGTGTCAAGAACTTTGGAAGTAGTGATTGCAGGTGCCAAAGTCATCTTTTCACTATGGAAAGTTGGAGTTTTCTGCCTGATCTGAACATGAAGAAATGGGAAACGGTCAGTGTTCATCGAACATGA
- a CDS encoding Ldh family oxidoreductase gives MLLSVMIIVSAEKLLKLGIDIFIAQGLSKEKSEFLVETLVEGNLTGHDSHGVSYFIRYSERIKKGYIKVDTHPVIFHETPVTAFIDGKYAPGQVTAKKLTEVAVAKAKKHMVSAVGAFNCNHIGRIGYYTNWAAKQGVIALMFVNVGSPSVSVYGGTGKFFGTNPISVGIPTKNTKPFLLDYATSVAAAGKIGVAQAKHDKIPLNWTRDKDGKPTDDPFAHDKGGWLLPFGEYKGYALQLVSELLGAVLTGSRVGMDPVQIPPSTNGVFIIAVDPNAFVGLDTFTEGVDGVIGRVKKVEPEPGMRVIIPGEPEWETKESRLADGIPLPEETWEGILRLAEELGLRIEDY, from the coding sequence ATGCTTCTCTCCGTTATGATTATCGTCTCAGCCGAAAAACTTCTGAAACTGGGAATAGATATCTTCATAGCTCAAGGGCTCTCAAAGGAGAAATCCGAGTTTCTCGTAGAGACTCTCGTGGAAGGCAACCTAACCGGTCACGACTCGCATGGTGTTTCCTATTTTATCAGATACTCTGAAAGGATTAAAAAAGGATATATTAAGGTGGACACCCATCCCGTCATCTTTCATGAGACGCCTGTAACCGCCTTCATTGACGGTAAGTATGCACCCGGCCAGGTGACAGCCAAGAAGCTTACCGAAGTTGCCGTGGCTAAAGCTAAAAAGCACATGGTAAGCGCTGTGGGAGCTTTCAACTGTAATCACATCGGGAGGATCGGATATTATACAAACTGGGCGGCGAAGCAAGGAGTGATCGCCCTCATGTTCGTCAATGTGGGAAGTCCATCTGTGAGCGTTTACGGAGGAACGGGCAAATTCTTTGGGACAAACCCGATAAGCGTTGGAATACCGACCAAAAATACCAAGCCTTTCCTCTTGGATTATGCTACTTCGGTCGCAGCTGCTGGAAAGATTGGGGTAGCCCAAGCCAAACATGACAAGATCCCTCTCAATTGGACTAGGGACAAGGACGGAAAACCGACAGATGATCCCTTCGCCCATGATAAGGGGGGATGGCTGCTGCCGTTCGGTGAATACAAGGGCTATGCGCTCCAGCTCGTTTCTGAGCTGCTGGGAGCTGTCCTGACAGGTTCAAGGGTTGGAATGGATCCGGTTCAGATACCACCCTCAACCAATGGCGTTTTCATAATCGCTGTCGATCCGAACGCTTTCGTTGGTCTTGATACATTCACAGAGGGAGTGGATGGTGTCATTGGGCGCGTAAAGAAGGTGGAGCCAGAACCTGGTATGAGAGTCATTATTCCTGGGGAACCGGAGTGGGAGACAAAAGAGTCTCGCCTCGCTGATGGGATTCCCCTCCCTGAGGAGACCTGGGAAGGGATCCTGAGGCTCGCAGAGGAACTCGGCCTCCGAATAGAAGATTACTAA
- the ltaE gene encoding low-specificity L-threonine aldolase: MEEKNLDFRSDTVTRPSPEMRAAAHKAVVGDDVYGEDPTVNELEAIAADMLGMEAGLFVTSGTQGNAVAILAHTNRGDEIILEERSHIYLNEVGGLAVLGSLMARTLKGEMGWMNPDDIRGAIRADNIHQPTTSLLCIENTHNTSGGIPLTVDQMKADWEVAKENNLSVHLDGARIFNAAVALGVDVKEISQYTDSVQLCLSKGLAAPIGSLVVGSEDFILKARKYRKMLGGGMRQVGIIAAPGIIALTKMVDRLVDDHANAKLLEEGLRKINGIKILKPVRTNMVYIDIGGLGWTGVDWSDACAKIGWKSRGRKTSLRMVTHYGIEREDIEAFLDGITAAAPKI; the protein is encoded by the coding sequence ATGGAAGAAAAGAACCTCGATTTCAGGAGCGATACAGTCACCCGACCAAGCCCGGAGATGAGGGCGGCTGCTCACAAAGCGGTTGTCGGAGACGATGTCTACGGGGAAGATCCCACGGTCAACGAGCTCGAAGCCATCGCAGCGGATATGCTTGGTATGGAGGCTGGACTCTTCGTTACGAGTGGGACTCAGGGAAACGCAGTTGCGATCCTAGCCCATACGAACAGGGGGGACGAGATTATCCTCGAGGAACGGAGTCACATCTACTTGAATGAGGTGGGGGGCTTAGCAGTCCTCGGCAGTCTCATGGCCCGAACGTTGAAGGGTGAGATGGGTTGGATGAATCCAGATGATATCCGGGGGGCCATCAGGGCCGATAATATCCATCAACCCACGACGAGTCTCCTCTGTATAGAGAATACCCACAACACCTCCGGGGGGATACCTCTCACCGTGGATCAGATGAAGGCCGACTGGGAAGTCGCTAAGGAGAACAACCTAAGTGTGCACCTCGACGGGGCAAGGATTTTCAATGCTGCTGTAGCGCTTGGGGTAGACGTGAAAGAAATTTCTCAGTATACTGACTCTGTCCAGCTTTGTCTTTCCAAGGGGCTGGCGGCTCCCATAGGATCTTTGGTGGTGGGAAGCGAGGACTTTATTCTAAAGGCCCGGAAATACAGGAAGATGCTGGGAGGAGGGATGCGCCAGGTGGGCATTATCGCTGCACCGGGGATCATCGCTCTCACCAAAATGGTTGACCGGCTAGTAGACGACCATGCAAACGCGAAACTCCTCGAGGAGGGTCTCCGTAAGATCAACGGGATCAAGATCCTCAAACCAGTGAGAACCAATATGGTCTACATCGACATAGGGGGCCTCGGATGGACGGGTGTTGACTGGAGTGATGCATGCGCTAAAATTGGGTGGAAGAGCAGGGGAAGGAAGACGAGCCTCAGGATGGTCACGCATTACGGAATCGAGAGGGAGGACATCGAGGCCTTCCTCGACGGCATAACTGCGGCGGCTCCGAAAATTTAG
- a CDS encoding methyltransferase domain-containing protein, which translates to MHKGRGLMYAGRGSLAPFVASPVEVVRTMLKYSDLKPGENLYDLGCGDGRVVMMAAEEFGANSVGVDLNKRLVSEARKNAKALGLGESVKIIHGNIFDLDLSQADVVTMYLTTRANEKVRPKLENELKKGARIVTHDFSIPGWKQERNLKFQEGYRSHNIYLYRWAPDGSRVR; encoded by the coding sequence GTGCACAAAGGAAGAGGATTAATGTACGCCGGCAGAGGTTCTTTAGCCCCTTTTGTCGCCTCGCCCGTTGAGGTGGTGAGGACGATGCTTAAGTATAGTGACCTAAAACCCGGTGAGAACCTATACGACCTAGGGTGCGGGGATGGTAGGGTTGTGATGATGGCGGCCGAGGAGTTTGGGGCGAACAGTGTCGGGGTGGACCTTAACAAACGCCTCGTCTCAGAGGCGAGGAAGAACGCTAAGGCTCTCGGACTAGGCGAGAGCGTTAAGATCATTCATGGCAACATCTTTGACTTAGACCTAAGCCAGGCGGACGTGGTCACTATGTACCTGACAACGAGGGCAAATGAGAAAGTGAGGCCAAAGCTCGAAAATGAGCTTAAAAAGGGAGCACGCATTGTGACCCATGATTTTTCAATTCCCGGTTGGAAACAGGAGAGGAACCTAAAGTTCCAAGAAGGATACAGAAGCCATAATATCTACCTCTATCGCTGGGCCCCAGACGGATCACGCGTGCGATAG